A window of the Coprobacter fastidiosus genome harbors these coding sequences:
- the pta gene encoding phosphate acetyltransferase — protein sequence MELMNQIIARAKADMQRIVLPEGTEERTLKAADKLIADKVAHITLIGNPAEIMALAEKHGLQNIGNAIIVDPKNHERKEEYANLLFELRKKKGMTEEQAAKQVEDPLFLAALMIKSGHADGEVAGAQNTTGNVLRAAFQIVKTAPGVSVVSGAFLMFLPNKNYGENGIMVFADCAVLPNPNAEELAQIAVSTGHTTRTLAGFEPRIAMLSFSTKGSAKHEMVDKVVEATRIAKEMDSSLKIDGELQADAAIVPAVGMSKAPDSEIAGNANVLVFPSLETGNITYKLVQRLAGAEAVGPILQGIAAPINDLSRGCSVEDIYKMVAITANQAIGMKK from the coding sequence ATGGAATTAATGAATCAAATTATTGCGCGTGCTAAAGCTGATATGCAACGCATCGTTCTTCCGGAAGGAACTGAAGAACGGACTTTGAAGGCAGCAGATAAACTTATCGCTGACAAAGTAGCTCACATTACTTTAATCGGTAATCCTGCAGAGATCATGGCTTTAGCCGAAAAGCACGGATTGCAAAACATCGGAAACGCAATTATTGTAGATCCGAAAAATCATGAAAGAAAAGAAGAATATGCCAACTTGTTATTCGAGCTCCGCAAAAAGAAAGGAATGACAGAAGAACAAGCTGCAAAACAAGTTGAAGATCCGCTTTTCCTTGCTGCATTGATGATCAAAAGCGGTCATGCAGACGGAGAAGTCGCCGGAGCACAAAATACCACAGGCAATGTTTTACGCGCAGCATTCCAAATCGTAAAAACAGCTCCCGGAGTCAGTGTTGTATCGGGAGCTTTCCTAATGTTCCTGCCGAACAAAAACTACGGAGAAAATGGTATTATGGTATTCGCCGATTGTGCCGTATTACCTAATCCCAATGCCGAAGAGCTCGCCCAAATAGCAGTTTCGACAGGACACACGACCCGAACTCTTGCCGGATTTGAACCTCGCATAGCCATGTTGAGCTTCTCTACCAAAGGCAGTGCAAAACATGAAATGGTAGATAAAGTAGTAGAAGCCACCCGTATCGCAAAAGAAATGGACTCTTCGTTAAAAATAGACGGAGAATTACAAGCCGATGCAGCAATCGTTCCCGCAGTAGGAATGTCTAAAGCTCCGGATAGTGAGATAGCAGGAAATGCCAATGTCCTCGTATTTCCTTCTTTAGAGACAGGAAATATTACCTATAAACTCGTACAGCGTCTTGCCGGAGCAGAAGCTGTCGGACCGATTCTTCAAGGTATTGCCGCACCGATTAATGACCTGTCACGCGGATGTTCTGTCGAAGACATCTATAAAATGGTAGCTATCACAGCCAACCAAGCTATTGGAATGAAAAAATAA
- a CDS encoding phosphotransferase enzyme family protein — protein sequence MTNLTEIVDKFRIDGIVKSIDPLGSGLINDTYKITTQSSDTDDYVLQRINHAIFKDVDLLQKNIVAITDHIRKKLIEKGETDIKRKALQVIPTKDGKLYYFDGNNYWRITVLIPQSKTYETVNPEFSYYTGKAFGEFQAMLVDLPEPLGETIPKFHDLEFRLESFKEAIASNKSGRLEKVQWMVDELLKRSDEMCKAERLYREGKLPKRITHCDTKVNNMLFDENGKVLCVIDLDTTMPGFVLSDFGDFIRTAGNTGKEDDKNLDNVNLNMDIFRSFAKGYIESARSFLLPIEIENLPYGAKLLTYMQTVRFLTDYIDGDCYYKIQYPEHNWQRSQAQFKLLQSIEEHEKEMQNYIQSLI from the coding sequence ATGACTAACCTGACCGAAATTGTGGACAAATTCCGTATTGACGGTATTGTAAAAAGTATTGATCCCCTAGGAAGCGGATTAATTAACGATACTTATAAAATAACGACACAATCGTCTGACACGGACGACTACGTTCTTCAACGGATCAACCATGCTATTTTTAAAGATGTAGATCTTTTACAAAAAAACATTGTTGCCATAACTGATCATATCCGCAAAAAACTGATCGAGAAAGGAGAAACGGACATCAAACGCAAAGCACTACAAGTTATTCCGACTAAGGATGGAAAACTGTATTATTTCGATGGAAACAACTATTGGAGAATTACAGTATTAATTCCTCAATCAAAAACTTATGAAACCGTAAATCCAGAGTTCTCCTATTATACAGGCAAAGCATTCGGAGAATTTCAAGCAATGCTCGTCGATCTTCCAGAACCTTTAGGCGAGACAATCCCCAAATTCCATGATCTGGAATTCCGACTTGAAAGTTTCAAGGAAGCCATCGCTTCAAATAAATCGGGTCGTTTGGAAAAAGTTCAATGGATGGTAGATGAGCTGCTAAAACGAAGTGATGAAATGTGCAAAGCCGAACGTCTTTACAGAGAAGGGAAACTTCCCAAAAGAATTACTCATTGCGACACGAAAGTCAACAATATGTTATTCGATGAAAACGGGAAAGTACTTTGTGTTATCGACCTTGACACTACAATGCCGGGGTTCGTACTCTCCGACTTCGGGGATTTTATCCGTACTGCCGGTAACACCGGTAAAGAAGATGACAAAAATCTGGATAATGTAAATCTCAATATGGACATTTTCAGATCTTTCGCAAAAGGCTATATCGAAAGTGCCCGGTCATTTCTACTTCCGATAGAAATAGAAAATCTTCCATACGGAGCTAAATTACTTACCTATATGCAGACTGTACGCTTCCTGACCGATTATATTGACGGAGACTGCTATTATAAAATCCAATATCCCGAGCACAACTGGCAACGGTCTCAGGCCCAATTCAAACTTTTGCAAAGTATCGAAGAACACGAGAAAGAGATGCAAAATTACATTCAAAGTCTGATTTAA
- a CDS encoding acetate kinase, whose product MKVLVLNCGSSSIKYKLFDTQTKDILAQGGIEKIGLKGSFLKFTLPSGEKVILEKDIPEHTVGIEFILETLSGAKYGCIKSLDEIEAVGHRVVHGGEKFNQSVLIDKEVKAKIIECIDIAPLHNPANLKGIDAVEKILPKVPQVAVFDTAFHQTMPKHAYMYALPYEMYEKYGIRRYGFHGTSHRYVSRRACEFLGVPYENQRIITCHIGNGGSITAIKDGKSIDTSMGLTPVEGLMMGTRCGDVDAGALSFIMEKENLDAHGLSTLVNKKSGVMGISGVSSDMREIEAAIAQGNERAKLALQMYDYRIAKYIGAYTAVLGGVDIIVFTGGVGENQTVTRATVCRQLEFMGVKIDEELNSTIHGKEADLSAPDSKVKVVVIPTDEEYMIASDTQAILSNR is encoded by the coding sequence ATGAAAGTTTTAGTTCTGAACTGCGGTTCATCATCTATCAAATACAAGCTATTCGATACCCAGACCAAGGATATTCTCGCTCAAGGAGGAATCGAAAAAATAGGATTAAAAGGTTCTTTTTTAAAATTCACACTTCCTTCCGGAGAAAAAGTTATTCTTGAAAAGGATATTCCCGAACATACTGTAGGTATTGAATTTATATTGGAAACCCTTTCCGGTGCAAAATACGGCTGTATAAAATCGCTCGATGAAATAGAAGCTGTCGGTCACCGAGTAGTACACGGCGGAGAAAAATTCAACCAATCGGTATTGATCGATAAAGAAGTCAAAGCAAAAATCATCGAGTGTATAGACATCGCTCCATTGCACAATCCGGCAAATCTCAAAGGTATCGATGCGGTAGAAAAGATACTACCCAAAGTACCTCAAGTAGCGGTATTCGACACAGCATTCCATCAAACCATGCCTAAGCATGCATATATGTATGCCCTTCCGTACGAAATGTATGAAAAATACGGTATCCGACGCTACGGATTCCACGGAACCAGTCACCGCTATGTATCTCGTCGAGCATGTGAATTTTTAGGAGTTCCTTACGAAAATCAACGCATCATTACTTGCCATATCGGTAATGGAGGTTCTATCACAGCAATAAAAGACGGTAAATCAATAGATACGTCTATGGGACTTACTCCGGTAGAAGGCTTGATGATGGGAACACGATGTGGAGATGTAGACGCCGGAGCTCTATCTTTTATTATGGAAAAGGAAAATCTCGATGCACACGGACTTTCTACATTGGTCAACAAAAAAAGCGGTGTAATGGGAATATCCGGTGTTTCATCCGATATGCGTGAAATAGAGGCTGCAATAGCTCAAGGCAATGAACGGGCAAAACTTGCTCTACAGATGTATGATTACCGAATTGCAAAATATATAGGAGCTTATACAGCAGTGTTAGGTGGAGTAGACATCATCGTATTCACAGGAGGTGTCGGAGAAAACCAAACCGTAACTCGTGCGACAGTGTGCCGTCAACTCGAATTTATGGGTGTGAAAATCGATGAAGAACTGAATAGTACTATTCACGGAAAAGAAGCGGATTTATCAGCCCCTGATTCGAAAGTAAAAGTCGTTGTAATTCCTACAGACGAAGAATACATGATCGCATCCGATACACAAGCAATTCTCTCAAACCGTTAA